A single Buteo buteo chromosome 17, bButBut1.hap1.1, whole genome shotgun sequence DNA region contains:
- the SLC11A2 gene encoding LOW QUALITY PROTEIN: natural resistance-associated macrophage protein 2 (The sequence of the model RefSeq protein was modified relative to this genomic sequence to represent the inferred CDS: inserted 1 base in 1 codon), translating to MLLPVEPPLLTLAGPPSPPXSPPAAPGSGSAWYRSRTPVSLPSCLKPPRERERSGNAMPKKYTLKQSSPSCELANVANLNHWKDSTMGNSDTDRKASYEDASGEHGEVVSTISSSRNPLQPPDTSSEEPFTTYFDNKILIPEDETHSCFSFRKLWAFTGPGFLMSIAYLDPGNIESDLQSGAVAGFKLLWVLMLATIIGLLLQRLAARLGVVTGLHLAEVCNRQYQKVPRIILWLMVELAIIGSDMQEVIGSAIAINLLSVGKIPLWGGVLITIADTFVFLFLDKYGLRKLEAFFGFLITIMALTFGYEYITVKPSQEKLLKGLFIPYCQNCGTTQLEQAVGIVGAVIMPHNMYLHSALVKSRQVNRANKREVREANKYFFIESCIALFVSFIINIFVVTVFAEAFFEKTNADVNGVCMNASSPHSSLFPNNNETLEVDIYKGGVVLGCYFGPAALYIWAIGILAAGQSSTMTGTYSGQFVMEGFLNLRWSRFARVLLTRSIAITPTLFVAIFQDVEHLTGMNDFLNVLMSLQLPFALIPILTFTSLPSVMNDFANGLFWKIAGGILILLICSINMYFVVAYVMSLNHVALYIGAAILSVIYLSFVMYLGWLCLIALGVSFLACGKTRHLGFAARPELFLLNNVDADTLVTR from the exons ATGCTTTTGCCAGTCGAGCCCCCTCTCCTCACTCTGGCCGGACCCCCGAGCCCCC GgtcccctccagcagccccaggaagCGGGAGTGCATGGTACCGGTCACGCACGCCCGTGTCTttgccctcctgcctg AAACCgccgagagagagagagagaagcgGGAACGCCATGCCCAAGAAATACACCCTCAAGCAGAGCTCCCCCAGCTGCGAACTGG CCAACGTGGCCAATCTAAACCACTGGAAGGATTCCACCATGGGGAACTCTGACACAGACAGGAAAGCATCCTACG AGGATGCCTCTGGGGAGCACGGGGAGGTCGTTAGCACGATTTCCAGCAGCAGGAACCCGCTGCAGCCGCCGGACACCTCCTCAGAGGAGCCTTTTACCACCTACTTTGACAACAAGATCCTGATTCCCGAAGATGAAACG CACTCGTGCTTCAGTTTCCGCAAGCTCTGGGCTTTCACGGGGCCGGGCTTTCTGATGAGCATTGCCTACCTGGATCCGGGCAACATTGAGTCGGATTTACAGTCTGGGGCTGTCGCAGGATTTAAG CTGCTGTGGGTCCTGATGCTGGCAACAATCATCGGACTGCTCCTGCAGCGGCTGGCCGCGAGGCTGGGGGTGGTGACGGGGCTGCACCTCGCCGAAGTGTGCAACCGGCAGTACCAGAAG GTGCCTCGGATTATCCTGTGGCTGATGGTTGAACTCGCTATCATTGGATCCGATATGCAAGAAGTCATTGGCTCAGCGATTGCTATTAACCTCCTGTCTGTGGGGAA GATCCCGCTGTGGGGTGGCGTGCTCATCACCATTGCTGACACGTTCGTGTTTCTCTTCCTGGACAAATATG GCTTGCGAAAACTGGAAGCGTTCTTTGGGTTTCTGATTACCATCATGGCTCTAACGTTTGGATATGAG TATATCACAGTAAAGCCCAGCCAGGAGAAGCTGCTAAAGGGGCTGTTCATCCCGTACTGCCAGAACTGCGGCACGACCCAGCTAGAGCAAGCCGTGGGAATCGTGGGTGCTGTTATCATGCCGCACAACATGTATTTGCACTCTGCCTTGGTCAAG TCCCGGCAAGTGAACCGTGCAAACAAGAGGGAAGTACGAGAAGCTAATAAGTATTTCTTCATCGAGTCCTGCATCGCTCTCTTTGTCTCCTTCatcattaacatttttgttgtgACCGTCTTCGCTGAGGCTTTCTTTGAAAAGACGAACGCAGATGTG AACGGCGTCTGCATGAACGCCAGCAGCCCGCACTCCTCGCTCTTCCCAAACAACAACGAGACGCTGGAAGTAGATATCTACAAAGGG GGTGTCGTTCTGGGCTGTTACTTCGGCCCTGCTGCTCTCTATATCTGGGCAATTGGGATCCTCGCTGCCGGCCAGAGCTCAACAATGACGGGGACGTACTCTGGGCAGTTCGTCATGGAG ggctTCCTGAACCTGCGGTGGTCCCGTTTTGCCCGGGTGCTGCTGACCCGCTCTATTGCCATCACCCCCACCCTCTTCGTCGCCATCTTTCAGGACGTCGAGCACCTGACTGGCATGAACGACTTCTTAAATGTTCTTATGAGCCTCCAG CTTCCGTTTGCTTTGATCCCCATCCTGACATTCACCAGCCTGCCCAGTGTCATGAACGATTTTGCCAATGGACT GTTCTGGAAGATCGCTGGTGGCATTCTGATCCTCCTGATCTGCAGCATTAACATGTACTTTGTGGTGGCCTACGTCATGTCCCTGAACCACGTGGCTTTGTACATCGGGGCTGCGATTCTCAGCGTGATCTACCTGTCCTTTGTGATGTATTTG GGCTGGCTGTGTCTGATCGCTCTGGGAGTCTCCTTCCTGGCCTGCGGGAAAACG CGCCACTTGGGATTCGCCGCTCGCCCTGAACTCTTCCTCCTCAACAATGTCGACGCGGACACGCTCGTCACCAGATGA
- the TSFM gene encoding elongation factor Ts, mitochondrial, with amino-acid sequence MQRAALSAVCGTARVPPVRFFRAPPPVLAADKEALLQLRRRTGLPFLQCREALKRCGGDLGQAEAWLEEQAQRQGWSKATEVGGRRTPEGLVGLLREGTAAVMVEVNCETDFVARNAKFQRLVEQVALGTMAHCRAAAAPPASCSKHLLQPDELAQLRTESGGALLSDHLALAIGKLGENLTLRRAAWLRVPEEDGYIAAYAHGWLPARAPVAMGTYGALVACRVTEPRPSVTVLEEVGRKVAQHVVGMAPTAVGTPQDEPQGEAETRLLAQSFLLEPALTVGQFLGARGALAVRDFLRFRCGEETPAQEG; translated from the exons ATGCAGCGGGCGGCGCTGAGCGCGGTGTGCGGGACGGCCCGG GTCCCTCCGGTCCGGTTtttccgcgccccccccccggtgctggCGGCGGATAAGGAAGCGCTTCTGCAGTTGCGGCGGCGAACGGGGCTGCCCTTCCTGCAGTGCCGGGAGGCCCTGAAGCGCTGCGGGGGGGACCTGGGGCAg gCAGAGGcctggctggaggagcaggCGCAGCGGCAGGGCTGGAGCAAAGCCACCGAAGTGGGGGGCCGCCGGACGCCCGAGGGGCTGGTGGGGTTGCTGCGGGAAGGGACGGCAGCCGTCATGGTGGAG GTGAACTGTGAGACGGATTTTGTAGCCAGAAACGCCAAATTCCAGCGGTTGGTGGAGCAAGTGGCGCTGGGCACCATGGCCCActgccgcgccgccgccgcgccgcctgCCTCCTGCAGTAAG caCTTGCTGCAGCCGGATGAACTGGCCCAGCTGCGGACGGAGTCTGGGGGGGCTCTGCTCAGCGACCACCTCGCACTGGCTATAG GGAAATTAGGTGAAAACCTGACCCTGCGCCGCGCTGCTTGGCTGAGGGTGCCGGAGGAGGATGGTTACATCGCCGCTTATGCCCACGGGTGGCTGCCGGCGCGGGCACCAGTAGCCATGGGGACGTACGGGGCGTTGGTGGCCTGTCGGGTGACGGAACCGCGTCCCTCGGTGACGGTCCTGGAGGAGGTGGGACGGAAAGTGGCCCAGCACGTGGTGGGGATGGCACCCACCGCTGTGGGGACCCCCCAGGACGAACCCCAGGGGGAGGCAGAGACGCGGCTGTTGGCGCAGAGTTTCCTGCTGGAGCCTGCTCTCACCGTGGGGCAGTTCCTGGGGGCGCGGGGGGCACTGGCCGTGCGGGACTTCCTGCGCTTCCGCTGCGGCGAGGAGACCCCCGCCCAGGAGGGGTAG
- the EEF1AKMT3 gene encoding EEF1A lysine methyltransferase 3: protein MAAPGCHVGAGVRWEVAAAGTGTGEGTEEEAEEEAEEEAAAALRSVFPRDPELFADAFPVERRYRLCGRVLRIAQHHGPRLGPAASVWEAALSLCRYLEEQRFDFRGRTVIELGAGTGIVGILAALLGGDVTITDQPAALDQIRENVRLNFPVEGGRPRVRALLWGQDEGSFRPEYEVILGSDIVYHPPSFPPLLGTLRHLCGPRSFALLCAKMRGGDAGARRFFRQMLPPYFRIQLLRREAEEEIEIYRVTRRGDDPIEEGGGTQTPQLGVVRGGGCA, encoded by the exons ATGGCCGCGCCCGGCTGCCACGTGGGGGCCGGGGTTCGGTGggaggtggcggcggcggggaccgGAACCGGAgaagggacggaagaggaagCGGAAGAGGAAGCGGAAGAGGAAGCGGCAGCGGCGCTGCGGTCCGTGTTCCCCCGCGACCCCGAGCTTTTCGCCGACGCCTTCCCGGTGGAGCGGCGGTACCGGCTCTGCGGGCGCGTCCTCCGCATCGCCCAGCACCACGGGCCGCGGCTGGGACCGGCCGCCTCCGTCTGGGAGGCG GCCCTGTCCCTGTGCCGGTATCTGGAGGAGCAGCGCTTCGATTTTCGGGGCCGGACGGTGATCGAGTTGGGTGCCGGCACTGGCATCGTTGGCATCCTCGCCGCCTTGCTGG GAGGGGATGTCACCATCACGGACCAACCGGCGGCATTAGACCAAATCCGGGAAAACGTCCGGCTGAACTTCCCGGTGGAGGGGGGTCGGCCGCGGGTACGAGCTCTGCTGTGGGGCCAGGATGAAGGCTCCTTCCGTCCGGAATACGAGGTGATTTTGGGATCCGACATCGTGTACcaccccccctccttcccccccctcctggGGACCCTGCGACACCTCTGCGGCCCCCGCTCCTTCGCCCTCCTCTGCGCCAAAATGCGGGGAGGGGACGCCGGCGCCCGCCGGTTTTTCCGACAGATGTTACCTCCGTATTTTCGGATCCAGCTGTTGCGGCGGGAAGCGGAAGAAGAAATCGAGATCTATAGGGTGACCCGCAGGGGCGATGACCCTATAGAGGAAGGTGGGGGGACACAGACACCCCAGCTGGGTGTTGTTCGGGGAGGGGGTTGTGCCTGA